The proteins below come from a single Candidatus Flexicrinis proximus genomic window:
- a CDS encoding HAD family hydrolase, which produces MWSGPRNISTAMLRSWGSRADTAVIDEPFYAHYLAHSRFRDQHPGADEIVAAYQTDWQAVAAALTGPIPAGKSIYYQKHMTHHMLDHIDLDWTDALTNCFLIREPGEMLISYTKVISDPALEQTGLPRQLELFERSRRVTGKIPPVIDASDVLQDPRRILSLLCDAIAIPFDEAMLSWPAGKRATDGIWAKYWYAAVESSTCFAPYQPRTEPVPENLRGLLASCTEIYETLYQHRLR; this is translated from the coding sequence ATGTGGTCGGGTCCACGCAATATCTCGACAGCCATGCTCCGCTCGTGGGGCAGCCGTGCCGATACGGCGGTCATCGACGAGCCATTCTATGCCCACTACCTCGCCCATTCGCGCTTTCGCGATCAGCACCCCGGCGCCGACGAGATCGTCGCCGCCTACCAGACCGACTGGCAAGCGGTCGCCGCGGCGCTCACCGGTCCCATCCCGGCCGGCAAATCCATCTACTATCAGAAGCACATGACCCACCACATGCTCGATCATATCGACCTGGACTGGACCGACGCGCTCACCAACTGCTTCCTCATCCGCGAGCCGGGCGAAATGCTCATCTCCTATACCAAAGTCATTTCCGATCCCGCGCTCGAACAGACCGGTCTTCCGCGCCAGCTCGAACTCTTCGAGCGTTCCCGCCGCGTCACCGGCAAAATCCCCCCGGTGATCGATGCCTCTGATGTGCTGCAGGACCCGCGCCGAATCCTTTCGCTGCTCTGCGATGCCATCGCCATCCCTTTCGACGAGGCGATGCTTTCGTGGCCCGCCGGCAAACGCGCAACGGACGGCATCTGGGCGAAATATTGGTATGCCGCGGTTGAGAGCTCTACTTGCTTCGCGCCCTATCAACCCCGCACCGAGCCGGTCCCTGAGAACCTGCGCGGCCTGCTCGCATCCTGCACTGAGATTTACGAGACTTTGTATCAGCATCGCTTGAGGTGA
- a CDS encoding NADPH-dependent 7-cyano-7-deazaguanine reductase — translation MRRYNQAHYSSEVSMSAEFSALGKPITTFTQLDRIPTRCKQIEYHGDQLTAGCPITHQPDFYEVTISIEADGMAIETKTLKLYLETFRDQYIFCEDLAVKLCEDLFAACTPKVCAVSLTQRRRGGIQITARHELRKDIA, via the coding sequence TTGAGACGGTATAATCAGGCGCACTACAGCAGCGAGGTGAGTATGTCCGCAGAATTCTCAGCCTTGGGAAAACCGATCACGACTTTTACGCAGCTTGACCGCATCCCGACACGGTGCAAGCAGATTGAGTATCACGGCGACCAGCTCACGGCGGGATGCCCGATCACACACCAACCCGATTTCTACGAAGTCACGATCTCGATCGAGGCGGACGGCATGGCCATCGAGACCAAAACGCTGAAGCTGTATCTGGAGACGTTCAGGGACCAGTACATCTTCTGCGAGGATCTGGCCGTGAAGCTGTGCGAAGACCTGTTCGCGGCATGTACGCCAAAGGTCTGCGCAGTGTCGCTGACCCAACGGCGGCGAGGCGGAATCCAGATTACGGCACGGCATGAACTCCGCAAGGACATAGCCTGA